One window of Centropristis striata isolate RG_2023a ecotype Rhode Island chromosome 23, C.striata_1.0, whole genome shotgun sequence genomic DNA carries:
- the ptchd1 gene encoding patched domain-containing protein 1: protein MLVSAPGLSGRWERLEPRPRARMLRQVLHAGLRTSFHALGRFVASHPVFFASAPVLLSILLGASFSRYRVEEDVESLLAPKHSLAKIEGNLVDSLFPVNRSKHALYSDLQTPGRYGRVIVTTRKGSVLDLAHLDTILKLHKRIYQMQVMVPATGVNSFNYSFSYLCLPDDKNVCIIDDIIRAMEEIQSARTSNRSVPVLRYPITQLADGRQAYIGHQLGGVQGWGPSGAVRGQGTGARGEGVRSARALQLTYYLQARGDLMDRVASQWEKTFCAELQHFAALHPKLGLYPSTSSSLRTDFQFSSVLARRPLLASLGACGVLAVLCCSMRDCVRSKPWLGLLALLSITLSGLTAAGILNLTGATYNSTYLGIPFVMLGHGLFGSFEMLSSWRRTREDQHVKERVASVFEDVMLRFSGSTMLHLMTLGLAASPLTNMEAVRLFCRTAALAVTISYVYMLSFYSSCLVFTGYLETGYRHGCFCRRVPKPDRLDSKPAWYRCLMYTRYQDEAQTTNPPHVVDHAHDHAHDHAHDHAHDHTPNSNLTHTHAHTHPHPHPHTANNPTVTHGHGHEANSTHTHPHPHPHPHPHTHSSASTDPNPQDSHLLLGCVRRCYGDWITNTYVKPFVVLLYLVYISFGLMGFLQVTQGSDPSALVAMDTATVLYTRAQQRYFSSYSPVIGFYIYESAPYWNDSVQRDLLEYAKGFQRISWLEAYLNYLSDRNQSTSQPRENFTHTLRHSFLREPQFAHFADDIIFAERGQGEEPDVAASRIFLVAKTTENKREEMSVLLDTLRRLSLTSRVRFLIFNPSFVYLDRYAAAVSSPLRHSLLAVLFLLGLSSLAVVEPLVSVWLGLTLLSVQFGVLGFMTLWGVELDCMSVLCLISALGHSADCSGPLLCGFASGRGDSRTRWVRVALERHGVPSLQTLICYGAALVPVGSVRSNLTRTLFRCLTLTAGCSALHTLAFLPTLLTFLPPSKSRGHRPDGEGQRQEVECVEMNDSTRVVDQITTV from the exons ATGCTCGTCAGTGCTCCGGGGCTTTCCGGTCGGTGGGAGAGGCTCGAGCCGCGGCCGCGCGCTAGGATGCTGCGCCAGGTGTTGCACGCGGGCCTGAGGACCTCCTTCCACGCGCTCGGCCGGTTCGTGGCGAGCCACCCGGTGTTCTTCGCCTCGGCGCCCGTGCTCCTCTCCATCCTGCTGGGCGCCAGCTTCAGCCGGTACCGGGTGGAGGAGGACGTGGAGAGCCTGCTGGCGCCAAAGCACAGCCTGGCCAAGATAGAGGGCAACCTGGTGGACAGCCTGTTCCCCGTGAACCGGTCCAAGCACGCGCTCTACTCCGACCTGCAAACACCGGGCCGCTACGGGCGCGTGATCGTCACCACCCGAAAGGGGAGCGTGCTGGACCTGGCCCATCTGGACACCATACTAAAG CTGCACAAGCGGATCTACCAGATGCAGGTGATGGTCCCGGCCACAGGTGTCAACAGCTTCAACTACTCCTTCTCCTACCTCTGTCTCCCCGACGACAAGAACGTCTGCATCATCGATGACATCATCCGCGCCATGGAGGAGATCCAGTCAGCGCGCACCTCCAACCGATCCGTCCCAGTCCTGCGGTACCCGATCACGCAGCTGGCAGACGGGCGGCAGGCGTACATCGGACACCAGCTGGGCGGCGTGCAGGGCTGGGGTCCCAGCGGGGCGGTGCGAGGTCAGGGGACAGGGGCCAGGGGAGAAGGTGTACGGTCTGCGAGGGCGTTGCAGCTCACCTACTACCTCCAAGCCCGCGGTGACCTAATGGATCGGGTGGCCAGCCAATGGGAAAAGACCTTCTGTGCAGAGTTACAGCACTTTGCAGCGCTACACCCTAAACTGGGGTTATACCCGTCTACTTCCTCTTCTCTGAGGACAGACTTCCAGTTCTCCTCTGTGCTGGCACGCCGCCCCCTGTTGGCCAGCTTGGGGGCGTGTGGCGTGCTGGCCGTCCTCTGCTGCTCTATGAGGGACTGTGTGAGGTCTAAACCTTGGTTGGGACTTTTGGCCCTGCTGTCAATCACGCTGTCAGGCCTCACTGCTGCTGGGATTCTCAACCTGACCGGGGCCACCTACAACTCTACGTACCTGGGCATCCCTTTCGTAATGCTTG GCCACGGGCTCTTCGGCTCCTTCGAGATGCTGTCATCGTGGAGGCGAACCCGGGAGGACCAGCATGTGAAGGAGCGCGTGGCGAGCGTCTTCGAGGACGTCATGCTGCGTTTCTCCGGCTCCACCATGCTCCACCTGATGACCCTGGGCCTCGCCGCCTCGCCGCTCACCAACATGGAGGCTGTCCGTCTCTTCTGCCGCACCGCCGCCTTGGCCGTCACCATCAGTTACGTTTACATGTTGTCCTTCTACAGTTCCTGCCTGGTGTTCACCGGATACCTGGAGACCGGCTACAGGCACGGCTGCTTCTGCAGGCGAGTCCCCAAACCGGACCGGCTGGACTCTAAACCGGCCTGGTACAGGTGTCTCATGTACACCCGCTACCAGGACGAGGCTCAGACGACCAACCCGCCACACGTGGTCGACCACGCTCACGACCACGCTCACGACCACGCTCACGATCATGCTCACGATCACACGCCGAACTCCAATCTAActcacacgcatgcacacacacacccgcacCCGCACCCACACACGGCGAACAACCCTACGGTCACGCATGGACACGGCCATGAGGctaactccacacacacacatccacatccacacccacacccacacccacacacacattccagtGCGAGCACGGACCCTAATCCTCAGGACTCTCACCTTTTGCTGGGGTGTGTGAGGCGCTGCTATGGAGACTGGATCACTAACACCTACGTCAAACCCTTTGTGGTTCTGCTCTATCTGGTTTACATCTCCTTTGGACTGATGGGCTTCCTGCAG GTGACCCAGGGTTCTGACCCCAGTGCACTGGTTGCAATGGATACAGCGACAGTATTGTACACCCGCGCCCAGCAGCGTTACTTCAGCTCGTACTCCCCCGTCATTGGATTTTACATCTATGAaagcgccccctactggaacGACTCGGTGCAGCGGGACCTGCTGGAATACGCCAAAGGCTTCCAGCGAATCAGCTGGCTGGAGGCTTATCTGAACTACCTGTCAGATCGCAACCAGTCCACCAGCCAGCCGCGGGAAAACTTCACCCACACGCTCCGCCACTCTTTCCTCCGCGAGCCGCAGTTCGCCCACTTCGCCGACGACATCATATTCGCAGAGCGGGGTCAGGGCGAGGAGCCGGACGTTGCGGCGTCCAGAATCTTCTTGGTGGCCAAGACGACGGAGAACAAGCGCGAGGAGATGTCAGTGCTGCTGGACACGCTGCGGCGCCTGTCACTGACCTCACGTGTCCGCTTCCTGATCTTTAACCCCTCCTTCGTCTACCTGGACCGCTACGCTGCAGCGGTCAGCTCCCCCCTCAGACACTCACTGCTGGCGGTGCTCTTCCTGTTGGGTCTGTCCTCGCTGGCCGTCGTGGAGCCGCTGGTGTCCGTGTGGCTCGGCCTCACCCTGCTCTCCGTGCAGTTCGGGGTGCTGGGCTTCATGACCTTGTGGGGCGTGGAGCTGGACTGCATGTCTGTGTTGTGTCTGATCTCCGCCTTGGGGCACTCCGCGGACTGCAGCGGCCCCCTCCTCTGCGGGTTCGCCTCGGGTCGGGGCGACAGCAGGACTCGCTGGGTGAGAGTGGCGCTGGAGAGACACGGCGTCCCCTCTCTACAGACGCTCATCTGCTACGGCGCCGCCCTGGTGCCCGTCGGCTCCGTACGCTCCAACCTCACACGCACACTGTTCCGCTGCCTCACCCTCACGGCCGGCTGCTCGGCCCTGCACACGCTTGCGTTCCTGCCCACCCTCCTCACCTTCCTGCCCCCCTCCAAGAGCCGGGGACACCGGCCCGACGGGGAGGGGCAGAGACAGGAGGTGGAGTGCGTCGAGATGAACGACAGCACTCGAGTGGTCGACCAGATCACCACCGTCTGA